A region of the Penicillium psychrofluorescens genome assembly, chromosome: 6 genome:
GTAACTGGCAGCTCGAGCCACATCTTTTTTCAAGTACAGCGGAGAGAGGATGTACAAGCAGTGAAACGTAGAGTAAAACAGAAAGAACCTCCCCACCAACAAGGTCAGTAGGGCCTCACACCATCCTTCGAGGTAGATGCCCGCGAAAGCTCATTGAGCAATCGGTAAACTGCCAATTAAAAGGGACGATCAGACTGTCGAATGGCTTGTCTACATCTTCTCGTACGTCGCCATGAGAGAGCCTGTGATACGGGATCAGCAGATGATCATAGAAATGGGAAACCAAAACACTTACCAATGAACGTGGTGACCAGGCGAGACCGCACTTGGCAGATATCCTCCGGAACTAACCAGATGGTGGCTCCCATCTTCCGAGCGATACTGATACTCAGCTTGGCGTTGGCATACGCCTCCTCATCGGTCTTGCCGGGGGTCACCAGGTCATAGTCCACGTAGCTGCTCTTCATGCCATTGAGCACGTCGAGCAGGAACACCCCCGATCCGATGGACGGGTCCTTGAAGCTGCGGACCGCGGATGTGCGGCCACCACTGCGGGACATCTCATTTGCCCATTTGATCATCTCTGCATCGGTGATCTCCCGCTTGCCCAGCCGCTGTGCGAGAGCGGAGAGAGTGTTGGTGATGTCGCGGCGCATCAGCTGCCACACCAGACCCAGCGTGAGGGTCCGCTGGCCATCGGTGATATCGGCGCCCTGCACACCAACCAGAGAGAAACCGTTCTGCTTTCCGAGCTCGATGGCATAGTTGGTGTTCTCCACCGCCTTGAACCGCATCATCTCACCACCAGACGCCGGGGGCTTGTTGACATGCCTCCAGTTAACACTTCCAGGAATGACCTTGTCGTACGCTTGCAGTAGGACGCTGCCATCCCGCAGGTCATCAAACAACGAATTCACCGCGGGCTGAACATCCAGAGAGTTCAGCCAGAGGGTGAAGACTCGGGCTTCAcgctcgccctcggcatcAAAGTCTTCGATCTCCAGCTTGTCTTCTTCGGTAATCGGTTCCAGCCCGGGATGGTTGTTAAACAGATTGGCAACAAAGGCGAGGTTCAGCTTCGGGTTTCCAGCGACGAGGGAGGTTGGGGTCAGGAATTTGCGGCACTCCAGCTTTTCGGCGTTTGTTAAGACCTGTTCGGCACGTTGCAGCAGGTCTCTGGTCTGGAGAGGGCCACGGGAGCAGAGATCGGGGGCCAGTTGATTCAGGAGAACAGTGTAattctcgccatccttcaCGTCGGTGGAGAAGTTCGTCACTCTAACCACGAGAATTAGCATTCATCCTCCGCTACAGCAGCACATCGGGGCTCAAATCAGCCATACCTTCGCTCCCACTTGGCGTTCTTGAGGTGGTAGTTGAACCAACGGAGCAGGATTTGCTCGGGAGGCAACCGCAGAAACTGCTCTAGGGtctcgtcctcttccagcaacCGGTACAGCTCGGGGTGGAGCTTGATATCAATCTTGCCGAGAAGACCACGACGGATGACCTGCCAGATCAGGCCCAGGATGAGATGCTCGCGGACCTCAATGATGTCGCCACTACCGATATTGACAACGGAGCAACCGATACCCTTGGCCGAGTTGATAAcgatgttgttgttctctGTCATGTGGAAAGCGTTCAAGGTCTTGATCTTCCTCCCTACCTTGTTCAAGACACGCTCATCAATGGTGTCGGGCACGCTGTCGTTGATCAGCTTCGCCAACACCAATCCATCCTTGCACTTGTCGAACATCTCAAAGGTGTCCGTAGGGAAAGGCAGGAGATTGCCGATATCTGGATCGCCGGCGAGAACGGCATTGATGTGTCTTGTAAACTCGGTTCGTTCATCTTCGTTGATCGTGTGCGTGACGTTGGCCGAAGAGCCTTGAACATGGATCCGGCCTCCCACGCTGCCCTTGGAAGCGTGGCCGCGAGCGCCCGCGCCCGCGCCCGCTGCGGACCCTTGGATAACCGCGGCGGgactggcggcggcggcggcagccggAGTCGGTGCTGTACGAAGCCTCGATACCAGCTAACCCGGTCTTAGCGCCTATGTCACCAGCTGGGGGGTAAATCACGTACGTCAATATAGTCCTCAAGCTCCACCCGTCGGGAGCTATCGAGTTCAACATTCTTCAACGCCTGGCGCACGACGTCGTACGGCTGCCGTTCGGATTGCTGGGCGGCCTTGATCACGGCGGATTCGTCCAGGTAGCCCCgatcatcaacatccagcCGATTAAAAGCATCCTGCAGAGAAAAGATTTCGCCCTGGTCGAGCTGGGGGAACTTCCTACAATGAAGCCACCATGTCACAGTCAGCAGCATCCGGAGGGAACGGGGCAGGGACAACAACGCACTTCTGAAGCTTGAGGGCATTCATGGTGGAGGAACAACCTGCCAGtccgagagagagacggaCTCAGTAGTAGAAGTGGTAGGGAAGAGACAAtgggaagggagggagggaagttGGTGGGCAGTGCAGGGACGCCTAGGTATACTTTGGTGGGGGTAATGGAAGGAGCCTGGCAGTCAGCCGTCTTGGTAACTATGGTATGTGTGGCAGTACCGTGTGGGTACGTTAGCGATACTTAATCATCCACATCCCAACAGGCGAAAAGACAAGTATCCCCCGAGTACCCCCTCCGTCCCATGACCGCTCCCTCGATACCATAATTAAATGAATGACGgttgctcttcttcccactctcTCTACACTACCAGTACTACTGCTGCTACTCGGCATATCAGCGGTTTCACCCGTGGGTGTACAGGAATATCTAGACCTACATCTATATCTTGAATCTATACCTTCGACCTCCCTGTAGCCAACCTCGAAGCCCAGCTAACATGACGTCATGCGCTAGATGGGGTTTGCGGCCGACAGGAACAAATAAGCCATTCTAACTCACTCACAATCTCTGCCTctcaccaccgccgttgCCCTTCACGCTGCTTCGCTTCACCCTCTGCCGGGCTCGCCCGACCACCATGGCCGGTGTCGAGCAGAAATCCTTCCTGGGCTCCCTCTCGCCGTGGGGGACTCCACGTGCGTCGACGCCGCAGTCGGGCCACCAGCATGGGCAAGAAGTCCTCCAACGTTCCCAGGGCGAGGACCACACGGTGACACACCGGCACAAACTGAGCGCGCGTCTCCTGCCTCGGGATTGC
Encoded here:
- a CDS encoding uncharacterized protein (ID:PFLUO_009188-T1.cds;~source:funannotate); amino-acid sequence: MNALKLQKKFPQLDQGEIFSLQDAFNRLDVDDRGYLDESAVIKAAQQSERQPYDVVRQALKNVELDSSRRVELEDYIDLVSRLRTAPTPAAAAAASPAAVIQGSAAGAGAGARGHASKGSVGGRIHVQGSSANVTHTINEDERTEFTRHINAVLAGDPDIGNLLPFPTDTFEMFDKCKDGLVLAKLINDSVPDTIDERVLNKVGRKIKTLNAFHMTENNNIVINSAKGIGCSVVNIGSGDIIEVREHLILGLIWQVIRRGLLGKIDIKLHPELYRLLEEDETLEQFLRLPPEQILLRWFNYHLKNAKWERRVTNFSTDVKDGENYTVLLNQLAPDLCSRGPLQTRDLLQRAEQVLTNAEKLECRKFLTPTSLVAGNPKLNLAFVANLFNNHPGLEPITEEDKLEIEDFDAEGEREARVFTLWLNSLDVQPAVNSLFDDLRDGSVLLQAYDKVIPGSVNWRHVNKPPASGGEMMRFKAVENTNYAIELGKQNGFSLVGVQGADITDGQRTLTLGLVWQLMRRDITNTLSALAQRLGKREITDAEMIKWANEMSRSGGRTSAVRSFKDPSIGSGVFLLDVLNGMKSSYVDYDLVTPGKTDEEAYANAKLSISIARKMGATIWLVPEDICQVRSRLVTTFIGSLMATYEKM